AAACACAAACTGAGAAGTAGTTCTTTTAGACTCTCTTTTTTGCTTGTCTTCCTGTCCCTCATAAACTTTCATGGCAGGAATTTTAATTTCGGTCTGATTAGGTCGGATAGAATCATTACTTCCGCCAATTAATACTATTGTCCCTCCACGGTCTTTTTTATAATTTATTTTCCCGTCTACCTTTTCCTGAACCAGTTCCTGTAATTTTTCTTGCTCTATAGCCACTCTGTTTTCAATATTACGGGCTCTTTTTTCAGCAAAATCTTTCTTTTTCTTCTCTGCTTCTTCTTTAGTGATTGTTCCTTCTACTAATTGACTATTGACTTCATCGACTTCTTTTTTTAATGCTGCTTTTTCTTCGGTCGTTATTTTTTCAATATTTACAGCTATAGATTTTGCTTTGTTCTCAAAAGTTTCCTGCCCTATCACCTTTGTGACAAATAAAAAAAACAAGAGAGTAAAATACACAATAAAATTTTTCATAATTACTTTTTTAGATTGATTGATTGATTGATTGATTGATGTTTTACATTATTTTTTAACATTTCTGTTTTCTACTGCCACTTTAACGGTATGATAACTGCGATTAATTTTTGTTATCATTTTCTCTCTAAATGAAAGCTCTAGTTCGCCGTCTACCTGATCCAGTAAATCATTTGCATTAATTTTTACTTTTGGTTTTGGTTTAACCGAATTTTCAGCTATCACCGTCTTTTCTGCCGAATCCAATAATTGATCTATGTTTTCTTTTTTAGGCGTTTCGGCAATTACAGTTTGATTATTGATTGATTGTTTTTCCTGATCGTTTTTGATGATGACTGAAGACTCCTCTATTTGATTTGATTCATTTGTACTGGTTTTATTAGATTTTTTTTCTACGCTTTTTAAAGTTTCTGTTGATGGCTCTTCTGAAACAGCAACTTCTGTTTTAACTGAATCTATTATATTTAAAGTTGGTTTTACAACAGAATCCTTTTCAACATTCTCTTCTACAACAACATTTTTAGGTATTTCCATTACACTTTCTTTTTGACTGAAGTAGAACGTTCCAAACAATAAAAACCCAACAATACTTGCTGCGATATACAACCATTTTTTACTTTTCTCAGGCTTCTTTTCTTCAGTAACGCTAAGCATTGCATCCAATCGATCCCAGGCTTTGTTGCTTGGTTCAATTTTACGTTCCTTTAGCTTTTCACGGAAATCCTTTTCAAAATTATTCGGTTCCATTATCTTGTTTTTTTAAAATAGTAATTTGTGTTTGTAGCATTTTTCTGGCGTGCGATAACTGCGATTTTGATGTTCCCTCATTAATTCCTAACATCCTGGCAATTTCATTATGTTTATAACCTTCTATTGCATATAAATTGAAAACCATTTTATAACCATCCGGCAAAGCATCAATTAAGTATTGAATCTGATCTACCGTAAACTTACTATCAATGGCATTGAAGCTTTCTTCAACAAAAAATTCATCTTCGGCAAATTTTACTTTTTTCTGAACTCTTAAATACGAAATACATTCATTAACCATAATTCGGCGGATCCAGCCTTCAAAGCTTCCTTTGTGTTCAAAACTTTTCAGGTTTGTAAACACTTTCATAAAAGCGGTTATCATTACATCTTCTGCCAGCTGAATGTCTTTTATATATTGTCGACATACGCTTAACATTTTAGAAGAATACTTACCGTAAATCTGTTGCTGTGCCTGACGATTATTTTCGACAGCCAGCTTTATGATTTCGGTTTCTTCTTGATGTAATGGAATAATTTTCATTAATAAGCTTTCGGTTTTGGTTTTAGAAACAGACTTCTATTAGCATAGACGATTATCAATTTAAAATGGTTGCATGGGAATCAAAAAAAAAATGTCTTTGTAAATTTTGACAAACACATTTTTGGATTAGATAATGACAAACAAACGAATCTGATGAACAAACCCGAACTGAAAAGACAACAAATCCAGAGTTAAAAACACCTTTATAGTTACTAAATAACCAAGCTGCCTGAATTTTAAGCAACATCCTCTTATTTGTGTTTTTACAAATAAAAAGTCCATTTGATTATTTCTCCTTATTTTTGAAAGACATCGGGCTGCTGCCTGTTTGTTTTTTAAAGAATTTCCCAAAATTAGAGGTATCAGAAAAATTCAGTTTAAAAGCAATTTCAGCTACATTGAGATCGGTGTACGTAATAATCAGTTTAGCTTCTCGAACTATTCTTTCATTAATTAATGACAATACTGTTGAACCTGTAGTGATCTTTACCGATTTTGATAAATGACTAACACTAACAGCCAGAAGAGCGGCATATTCTTCTACTGTCCTTTTGGTAAGATAATGCATATTGATTAATTGCATTAGTTTTTTGGTCAGCAATTGCTGGGCATTTGGTTTCTGAATCGTTTTCTGCTCCTCAACTGCCCTAAATTCCTTCAGTTGATAAAGCAATGCCAGAAACTTATGTACCGCTACACTGTACGTCGACCGGGAGGCCTCATACGACTGGAACACTTCTTCAAAATGTGGTGCTATATTTTTGTATTCGCCCTGACTGAGCTGAAATAAATTTGTACTCAAAGTATCAAAAAAAGGAAATTCCTGTACCAAATCAGGTTTGAAAAAACCAAAACATTCTTCCTTAAAATAAATCAGATAGCCTTCGGTATTTTTATCCCTGAAAAAACTATACACTTGTCGTGGGGACTGAAAAACCAAAAACGATTCTTTAATCACTTCTTCCCTATTATTATATCCTACCTGGGTATTTCCTACAGAGGTTAAAAGAGCTACAAAAAAGAAACCTCGCCGAAAAGGCGGTTTGTAAATATCGCCTTCATGTTCTGCCAATCGCATACAATAAAACAAAGGATTGCCGGTGCGATGTTTAACAGGTATAGATTCTAAAAAAGAATTGATATCATCATAGAAGGGAATGTTTTCTTTTTCTTCTGGCATCTCTTTATGGTCTAAGTCTAACAGTATAAAAGGTTATATCTAAAGTAAATTTCATTGTACAGATGGCCAGGATTATAGCTACCTCTAACACTTGTCTAAGATCGAAAATCCAATTGACTTGTGCAATATCTAAATAACTAGTAATTCATGAAATATACCAGAATTGACCATTATTGTCCTTTTTTGAACCATTTTAAAACACGGTACTTCAAATACCTTTGATCTGTCAAATATTATTAAATAAAACCTTAAAACAAATGAAAATGTTAATACTTAAAATTCTTACCGTATTGATTATACTAGTGGCTATTCTATGTATAATTGCCGCTTTTGTACCTACCAAATACACTATTAAAAGAGAAATCACCATTAATACCCCGGCTGAAACGGTATACAATTACGTAAGATTTCAGAGCAACCAGAAGGAATTCAATCAATGGCTGCAATATGATCCAAATACCATAATTGAATTAAAAGGCAACACTGATGGACAAGAAGGATCAATTCTCTATTTTAAAAGCAAAAACATCAAAACCGGTGAAGGCGAATGGAAAAACACCCGTCTAATCAAAAACCAACAAATAGATTTTAACCTCCGATTTATATCTCCATATGTTTTTACTGCTGGCGGGTCTTTATATTTTAAACCTCAAAGCACAGATAAAACGACTCTTTTGTGGGAATTTAAAAGCGGGAAAAACTGGCCTTCGAATATTATTCTGCTATTTGTAAATATGGATAAAATTATTGGAGGAGATATCGAAAAAACCTTGAAAAATATAAAACTTAACACTGAAAAACTATAATTATGTCATTTCAAACTTATCTAAAAAACATCGAAGAAAAAACAGGTAAAACACCTGGCGACTTTCAGGTCATTGCAGAACAAAAAGGTTTTACCGAAAACGGAATCATTGGCCAGAGTATTAAAGCCACAACTATTATCAATTGGCTTAAAGCTGATTACGATTTAGGGCATGGTCATGCAACTGCTATATATGCTTACATTAAAGGAAAACGGGAATAATACTTTACAGTAAAAGAGCTCTGAATTACAGATAATTTGAGGCAATGATTATATTACTTCTTTCTTTCAATAACACAATTTATCATAAATCTATTGCTGTGCTTGTCGATTGTTTTCGACAGCCAGCTTTATGATCTTGGTTAATTCAAAAAAAGACAAAACTAATTGATTAACAAACAATTAAATCAAAACTCATTTCAATTAGAAACTAAAATATCATCCATTTAAAGTGAAAAAAAATACAATAAAAAAACCTTGCAATAAAACTATTACAAGGCTCATTATACTCAAATCTCTCTCAAATAGCAGTTTATGGCTGATTTTACCAACCGCCGCCTCCGCCGCCTCCACCTCCGCCTCCGGAACTACCACCACCAGAGCTACCAGAACTCCAGCTGCCGCTACTTCCTGATGATGAACTTGATGAACGCGAAGTTGGATCTACTGCTGCTGCGTTTACAGAATTTCGCAAGTCTGATAAAAACAGCGTTGGCTGTCTATAAAAATTATCATTCCCCTGATACCATTCCGGATTATATTTTGCCAGCTCTAAAATTTCTTCAAACTGTTTTCCCCATTTTATTTCAACTCCTAATGCTATTGCATACGGAAGTAATTTTTCAAATAACACAGGTGTTAGTTCCGGCGGATTCAACATATTCATTCTATCTTTTTCTGCCGTTTCTAGATATAATTTAAATCCTTCTAATCGATTAAATACTTCAGCTCCTCGTTCAGTTAATTTACCTAAGTTTACTACATAGAAAATATAAATTACAACAATAACCGCAATAACTATCATCTGGGTTATACTTAGAAAAGGGATACTCATAAAAAACAGACCAACTCCCAGTGGATAAATAAAAAATGCTAAAATACCTCTCAAAATCAACCAACCGGTTCCTGCTGCTTTTTTTGTAAACCAATATGTTAATGCTGCTAACGCGCAAATTAATCCACTGTAAAAAGGATAATTAATATACCCCTCATTTTTTGAGAACATCTCAAATGCCAATCCGGCAATTACCAGGACAGCAAAACCAACCCATTTTAATCTGGTATTATTTAAATAAATTTCTTCTAATTTGATTTGATTCTCTATCGCTTTAATCCAATTAGAATAGGCTTTTTCAAAAATTTTGTAATTAGAATCTGCAATTTTAATTTTTACTTTTTTTGAAAAACTGTTTACGATATCAGACTCTTCAACACTTAATGATTTTGCCTGTTTATCAAGAACTTCTATTTCGTACTTTTTTGTATTAACAAAAATACCGCTTTCTATCTCAGAACTAATTCTGATAGCTCCTTTGACAGCACTGTTGATAACCGATGACATATAGATTTTGTCTTCCAGTTTTCTGTGATACACGTAACCTACTACTGCTGGTGACCAGTCAAAAGGCGGTAAAAACTCCGGAATTATCGCTTTTTTTACCGGATCTTTTCCATATTTTCTCCAATTAAAAAAGAAGAAAAGCATCATCCCAATTCCAAATATAGCAGACCACAGATAGGTTTTTATCTGTTTATAAAAAGAATTAGATTTTTGAACCAAAGTTGGCGGGTCAACAATTCCTTTGGCAAATGAGGCGGCAACAGTAAGTCCTTCATTTTCTCTAAGGTGAACTGCCGAAAAACTGACCACCGTTTTAGTATCATTTAAGGAGCTTATGCAATTTGAAGCCGTAGAACCTTCCGCACCACTGTAACAATGCAGGTTTTCAAATTTATTATTTTCAGAAGGAAGATAAAATTGACACGTTACTTTATCAATAGGAAAATCCCAGCCGTTTCCTGTTACATTCCAATAAAGTTCATCATAATAATCAAAATAACCAATTTGAAAAGGAACATGATAAGCGATTTGGTATTTATAAATTCCGCTTTCTAATTCGACATCCTTATTTCCAATATAAACTTTCCAATTATTTTGTTCTTCTTCTGTAAAATAGTCCTCTGTTGCTCCATTTTTTTTAATAGAATCAATTGTATATTTTACATCAATATCGTGACCATTTTTATCTTTCCTTTTTAGTGGAAAAACCCTCAAGAGGCCATGTTTAAAAGCATTTCCTTCTGCTTTTATAGTAATATTTTCAAGAACCTGAATGTTGCCGGATTTTTCAATTTGAATTTTAACATCAAAATCCAAAATTCTCTCCTGCGCCTGAAGCTGACAAAAGAAAAGCGCAATTAAAACAAAAAATATTTTTCTTAGGAACATACCAAAACAAAGGATTAAAACTGAACTTTTGGTGTTTCTCGCTGAGCTTCATTTTCTAATTCCAGAAAATTTCTTTTCGAAAAACCAAAAGAACCAGCAAACAAATTACCCGGAAAAGATTCAACAGCCGTATTATACTCTCTCACAGTTCCGTTATAATACCTCTTAGAGCGTTCTATTTCAGTTTCGATTTCACTTAATTCTGACTGTAAGCTCAGAAAATTTGTATTAGCTTTTAAATCAGGATAATTTTCTGCCAGAGCAAAAATAGATCCAACAGCATTCCCAAGTTTTTTATTAAGTTCCATTTTTTCATCTGCACTATTTGCATTTAAAGCTTGATTACGCAGATTTACAATATTTGAAAGTGTTTCTTTTTCGTGATTTAAATATCCTTTTACCGTTTCGACAAGATTTGGAATCAAATCAAATCGTTTTTTTAAGATGACATCTATACCGCTCAAAGCTTCTTCGAGGAAGTTTCTTTTTGCAACAAAACCATTGTAAAGCATCATTAAATAAACAACCAGAAGAATAGCCAATACAACCACTACTATTAAAATAACCATATTTTTATTATTAAATTCAGCTCTAAATTAATAATAAATCCCTGTTATTTAATATTAAGATTATTTTTTTCTTTCAATAACGTAGTTAACCATCAAAGTCAAAGCATCTTTATACTCAGAATCATCGAAGTTCTGAAGTAAAGAGAGTGCTTCTTGTTGGAATTCGACCATTTTGTTTTCGGCGTATGCCAAACCATTATTGTTTTTTACAAAAGCAATAACTTCTTTTACACGTTTCTTGTCTTTGTTGTGGTTTTTGATGGAGTTTATCAGCCACTTTTTTTCTTGCAGAGTACAAGTATTCAAAACATGAATTAAAGGCAAAGTCATTTTTTGCTCCTTAATATCGATTCCTGTTGGTTTACCAATCGCTTCTTCGCTGTAATCAAACAAATCGTCTTTGATTTGAAAAGCCATTCCGATCAGTTCACCAAACTTGCGCATGTTTTCTACCTGAGCATCGTCTTCGATTACTGCTTTTGCACCAAGCGCACAACAAGCTGCAATTAGCGTTGCTGTTTTCTTTCTGATGATTTCGTAATAAACATCTTCGGTAATATCGAGTCTTCGGGCTTTTTCTATCTGAAGTAATTCACCTTCGCTCATTTCACGAACAGCTACAGAAATAATTCGAAGTAAATCAAAATCGCCATTGTCTATTGACAAAAGCAATCCTTTTGAAAGTAAATAATCCCCAACTAAAACTGCAATTTTGTTTTTCCAAAGTGCATTGATAGAGAAAAATCCACGACGACGATTACTGTCGTCCACAACATCATCATGAACTAAAGTTGCTGTATGAATTAATTCTATCACCGAGGCTCCACGATACGTCCTCTCATTTACAACACCACCTGAAACCATTTTTGCCGTTAAAAAAACAAACATCGGACGCATTTGTTTTCCTTTTCGGTTTACAATATAATAGGTAATTCTGTTCAGTAAAGCAACCTTTGAGGTCATCGATTCATGGAACTTTTTTTCAAAAAGTTCCATTTCGTTAAAAATGGGCTGTTTTATTTGGGAAGTAATATTCATTTCGATTTCAAATATACTATTTTTAATAAAAAAACGTTGTGTATTTTATGTTAGTATATCAACAATTTGAATACTAATTTAATTTCACACCAAAAACACAATGTAGTTAAAGCCTAATTTGAATTCATAAAGTTAAAACCAAAAAACAATTTATTATGAAAACAAAACTTTTCCTTATTGGAACATTAGTCGCTTTATCTTTTTTTGTTAGTTGTAATTCTGACGAAAAAACAAATGACGGATCATCTGCAGCAATTTCTAAAGATGAAATCATTACAAACTCTAAAATTGACGCGTCAATAGATGATGTAACGAATATTGCTGAAGATCAATTTAGCGCACAACAGAACGTTACCGCAAAACCAAGCGGCACTGTAAAAAGTTTCCTTCCAAGTTGTGCTACGATTACAACAGTTTTAACTAATAATACCTGGACAAGAACTGTCGATTTTGGTGTTGATGGCTGTACACTGGGGAATGGAAATACGGTAAAAGGAAAAATGGTTATTTCTTTTTCTAATGATTTTGAATCCTCAACCCAGACTATTAGTTATACTTTTGATGGATTTTATCACAATGGCAAAAAACTTCAGGGTAGCAAAAGTATTGTACGAACTGTAAAAACAACCGATTTACTGGCAACAGCGCATCCTGTTTTTACTGCTACAATAGATATGACTATTACTTTTGATGACGGAGGTATCTACACCAGAAAAGGTTCTCTGGTAAAAGAAATGGTTGAAGGGTTTGATACCTGGTTCGATTGGGATGATAATGCTTATCTGGTAACAGGAAGCGGGACAACAACTTTCCCTAACGGAGATACTTTTTCAGCTGAAATTACTACCCCTTTACAATTTAAAGCATCATGCAAAAAATCAATTCCTGTAAAAGGAGTTTTATCTGTAACCAAAAACGGAGCTACGGCTGTTGTTGATTATGGTGACGGAACATGTGATACACTTGCAACAATCACAAAAGATGGAGTAACGGAAGAAGTCGATTTGAAAAAATAAGAATCCCTTTTTGCCTGAAAAAGCATTAAAAACAAGAATTTTTCTCGTTTTTAATGCTTTTTATATATTTAGAAATGAAGATTATATCTAACTTTCTTTATTTGCCAATTGTCCGCAGGCAGCATCAATATCTTTTCCGCGGCTTCGTCTTACTTTAACAACTACGCCAATATTTTCCAAGGCTTTTATATAAGCCATAATTGACTCTTCTGAAGCTTGTTGAAACTCACCATCATCAATTGGATTATATTCGATTAAATTGACTTTACATGGCACGTATTTGCAGAATTTCACCAAAGCATCAACCGAAGCCTTATCATCGTTAATTCCTTTCCATACTACATATTCGTAAGAGATTTTGCTTTTAGTTTTTCTATACCAATATTCTAAAGCTTCCCTTAAATCTTTTAACGGGAAATTTTTACTAAAAGGCATAATCTTCGCACGCGTTTCATCAATCGCAGAATGCAGCGAAACGGCTAATTTGAATTTTACATCATCATCGGCCATTTTTTTAATCATCTTAGGAATTCCTGAAGTCGAAACCATAATACGTTTTGGCGACATTCCTAAACCTTCAGACGAGGTAACCATATCGATTGCTTTAATGACATTGTTATAATTCATCAAAGGCTCTCCCATTCCCATAAAAACAATATTAGAAAGCGGATGATTGTAATACAAACGACTTTCCTTATCAATTGCCAAAATCTGATCGTAAATTTCTCCCGGTTCCAGATTTCGCATGCGCTTTAATCTTGCCGTAGCACAAAAATTACAATCCAGACTACAACCTACCTGACTTGAAACGCAAGCCGTTGTTCTGGTTTCTGTTGGAATCAAAACAGATTCTACCACTAAACCATCATGAAGACGAACAGCATTTTTTACTGTACCGTCACTACTGCGCTGCATAGTATCAACCTTAATATGGTTGATTACAAAATTTTCTTCAAGCATTAAACGGGTTGCTTTTGCAACATTAGTCATATCCTCAAAACTATGTGCTCCTTTACTCCATAACCATTCATAGACCTGATTTCCGCGAAATGCTTTATCATTATTTGAAACAAAAAAATCTCTCAATTGATCTTTTGATAAGGCTCGTATGTCTTTTTTCTCAATTTGCATGGTGCAAAGTTAATCACTTTTGTTCTTTTTTTTTGATTTTTAGATGCATTCTTAAAACGGAACTAATAAAAGGAAAGATATTTTAAAAAAAATCTAATTAATACAAAGAAAGTATGGTCTATACTTCATTTACTTTTCAATTTTTACTAATTAATATTTGGCTTTATACTTTATAATTTCAAATTAAATCATCACCTCTTTAAAACTAAAATACTTACACACAAAAACTTATCCTACAAATCACACTCTTACAAAAAATGCATTGCAAAAAATGATTATTTCATCTCCTTAATGTAAGTCTTTAATAAAATCTTAACCATGATTTTTATCAGTTCTTATCCTATTCCTTCGTAATAAATTTGATCTAAGAAAAAGATAGAAGTTATAATCAAAACCAAACTGAGTTATAAACTATCCAGGTTTAACTAAATACCACATACAAATGAAAACGATTAAATCAATTTTATTAGCCGTAGTAATTACATTATCAATTCAGGTAAACGCACAAAAAAGATACTCCTTAACAAAATCAACTTTTGAAGTTGCAGGAACTTCTAATATACACGATTGGGTTATGAAATCTTCAGATGGTACAGGAGGCGCCATGTTAACTTTTACAGATTCAAAACTAACCGATATAAAAAACTTAACGGTTACATTAGCTGCAGAAAGTATAAAAAGCAGCAAAACCAGTATGGATGATGTAGCTTATGAAGCTTTGGACACTAAATCTCACAAGAATATTAAATATGTTTTAAAATCTGCTGACAAAGTAAACGAAACAACATGGGTTCTTACCGGAACTTATACCATTGCAGGTGTTAGTAAAGATTATAAAACCCAAGTAAGAATTACAACAAATGACAATAGCGCTTTTGTACTACAGGGCTCTAACCGAATGACTTTTGCTGATTTTGAAATGACACCTCCATCTGCAGCACTTGGAGTGGTTAAAGCAGGTAAAGAATTAACAGTGCTTTTCAATATTACTTTAACCGATTCGGCTAAAAATGAAAATAATTTTGTGATCAGATAAACACTTAATAATATGTAGAACATTTACTCTTTTATTTTTTTTTCGAAACAAAGAAATTTCAGTTTTAAAAAATAAAATTTGGCACGAGAATTGTCTTTCTCTCAAAAGAAAAATAATCTTACAAAGCGCGCAACAATTTTAAAATTTGTATTTTTATTATTCCACTTTATAACCTTTAAAAATTTTATAACCTAAAAAGACAATTTATCATGAAAAAACAAATTTTAAGCTTAGCTGTTGTTGCATTATTAGCGTTCGCTGTACAATCTTGCGAAAAAAAAGAACCAAAACCTGCACAAGATGAATTAACTCTTGGAAACAAAGTTGATTCGTTAACAACAGATATCGAAGAAGTAAAAGACACTGCTGTAGCCAAAACAGAAAATGCAGCTCAAGATGTTAAAGATGCTACCAAAAAAGCAGCAGACGATGTTGAAGCTGCCGCTAAAAAAACAGCAACTGACGTAAAAGATGCTACTAAGAAAGGTGCTGAAAAAGTTGAAAATGCAGCAAAAGCAGCAAAAGACGGAACTGTAAAAACAGCGAAAGATGTAAATGATGCTTTGAAAAAATAATTTCATTACAATCTAATATTAAACCATTCGTTTTCCCGAATGGTTTTTTTTTTGCAAAAAAGTGAGTGAATATTTTTTGTATTTTTACAATCAAATTTAGAAGACACTACAATGCATTTTATTTCACAAGAATTAGAAGATTATATCGAACAGCATTCTGAAAACGAACCAGCGTTATTAGCAAAACTCAATAAAGAAACTTACCAGAAAATTCTTCTGCCAAGAATGTTAAGCGGACATTTTCAAGGTCGTGTTCTAAGTATGCTTTCTAAATTGATTCGCCCTGTAAACATTCTTGAAATAGGAACTTATACCGGTTATGCTGCTTTGTGTTTATGCGAAGGAATGCAGGAAAATGGCCAATTGCACACCATTGATATCAAAGAAGAACTAATTGATTTTCAACGAAAATACTTTGACGCTTCGCCTTGGGGAAAACAAATTTTTCAACATTTAGGAGAAGCAGTAGATATTATTCCAAATCTGGATGTAAAATTTGATTTAGTTTTTATTGATGCCGATAAAGAAAACTATATCAATTATTGGGAAATGATTGTCCCAAAAATGAACAAGGGCGGAATCATTTTATCTGACAATGTTTTATGGAGCGGAAAAATTCTGGATCCGGTTCATCCAAATGATGTAAGTACAAAAGTACTTTTAGAATACAATCAGCTTTTAAAAGATGATCCAAGAGTGGAGACCGTTTTATTGCCAATTCGTGATGGGTTGACGGTGAGTAGAGTACTTTAAGGAAGGTTCTAAGATGCTAAGGTTCTGAGTTTTTTTATACTGATAATTATAAAAATAAATTTCAAAGATGATTTTTTTGAACGAAATAAATACTGAAGGTTTCTCTATTGTAAACAATGTTTATACAGAAAATGAAATTGAAAAACTGATTTCATTAATTGAAAATAAAACCGAAAGTGACTCTGATAATTCGACTTTCAGAAAATCTCAGGATTTATTTGCTATCAGACAATTTCATAAAGAAGTTCCTGAAACTTTAGATTTTATTTTTAATGAAAATTTAAAAGAGATTATTGATTCTAATTTTGGAAAAGGGTATTTCATTACCAAATCAATTTATTTTGACAAGCCCGAAAAATCAAATTGGTTTGTCGCTTATCATCAGGATTTGACAATTTCAGTAGATAAAAAAATTGAAGCTGAAAACTTCGATAATTGGACTATAAAACAAAATCAATTTGCAGTGCAACCACCGGTAGAAATTTTAGAAGACAATTTCACCATCAGAATCCATATAGATAAAACTACTAAAGACAATGGTGCTTTAAAAGTTATCAATAATTCTCACTCAAAAGGGATTTTAAGAATCGAAAACTTGGATTTTGAATCAGAGAAAAAAACTATATGCGAAGTAGAAAAAGGAGGCATCATGATTATGAAACCGTTATTATTTCATGCTTCAAACAAAACCACAAACAACGAAAGAAGAAGAGTAATTCATATTGAATTCAGCAAACAACAACTTCCAGCCGGATTAGAATGGAGTGAAGGCACAATTCTTAAAAACAATTAAGACACGACACTAAATAAATAAGGTTCTAAGTCTTCTCAAACAAAAAACTTAGAACCTTAGTATCTTAGTAACTCAGAACCTTTCTTAAAAATTATCCCGGAAAATACTGTGGCTTTAATTTTCGGTATACTAAGTAAATCAAAGATCCAAAAAGTGCTCCGAAGAAATATCCTGTAAGTATATCGCCCGGGTAGTGCAATCCTAAATAAATACGG
The sequence above is drawn from the Flavobacterium sp. N2038 genome and encodes:
- a CDS encoding YceI family protein encodes the protein MKTIKSILLAVVITLSIQVNAQKRYSLTKSTFEVAGTSNIHDWVMKSSDGTGGAMLTFTDSKLTDIKNLTVTLAAESIKSSKTSMDDVAYEALDTKSHKNIKYVLKSADKVNETTWVLTGTYTIAGVSKDYKTQVRITTNDNSAFVLQGSNRMTFADFEMTPPSAALGVVKAGKELTVLFNITLTDSAKNENNFVIR
- a CDS encoding phytanoyl-CoA dioxygenase family protein, producing the protein MIFLNEINTEGFSIVNNVYTENEIEKLISLIENKTESDSDNSTFRKSQDLFAIRQFHKEVPETLDFIFNENLKEIIDSNFGKGYFITKSIYFDKPEKSNWFVAYHQDLTISVDKKIEAENFDNWTIKQNQFAVQPPVEILEDNFTIRIHIDKTTKDNGALKVINNSHSKGILRIENLDFESEKKTICEVEKGGIMIMKPLLFHASNKTTNNERRRVIHIEFSKQQLPAGLEWSEGTILKNN
- a CDS encoding O-methyltransferase: MHFISQELEDYIEQHSENEPALLAKLNKETYQKILLPRMLSGHFQGRVLSMLSKLIRPVNILEIGTYTGYAALCLCEGMQENGQLHTIDIKEELIDFQRKYFDASPWGKQIFQHLGEAVDIIPNLDVKFDLVFIDADKENYINYWEMIVPKMNKGGIILSDNVLWSGKILDPVHPNDVSTKVLLEYNQLLKDDPRVETVLLPIRDGLTVSRVL